Genomic segment of Fibrobacter sp. UWEL:
CAGCTGTACGAACCCATGAAGTCTGCTATCCCCGTCATTGGCGTGGTGGGCGAGCTTCAGTTTGACGTGCTCAAGTTCCGCCTCCAGAGCGAATACGGCGCAGACGTTTCCCTGGACCGCGTACCTGCTCATGGCATCCGCTGGGTCACCGGCCCTGAAAAGGACGTGGGTAAGTTTGCCGAGGAATACGCCATGGATTGCATGCTCGATAAGGAACGTAACTTAGTTTGTCTGTTCCCCAACGAATATCGCCTGAACTTGGCCATGAAGAACTACGAAAACCTGAAGTTTGCAGAAACTTCCCAGGGCTAATGGACTTTATCAGACGATAAATAGCCTTAAAATCCCCTTTAAAATAAGTGAGTCGCTATTCGCGGCTCACTTCTATTATATATATTTCCACAAAACTGCGGGCGGACTGCGCCTGCTAGACTTTTAACTAAAAGGATAAACATGAAACGATTCTCTATTGCCGCTGCTGCAATTCTTGCTGCTGGACTGGTCGCCTGCAATCAGGCCTCCGCCGGTGGTGCTGTTTCCAACAATGCTGCTGCCCGTATCGACGCACTCGAAAAGAAGGTTGCCGAAATGGAAGCCAGCATGGAAGCTGTAGGCTACATCCTGGAAAAGCGCGCTGGCATGTCTATTGAAGATGCCAAGAAGGAAATGGAAGAAGCCAACAAGGTCTGGGACATTCCTGTTGACGAATCTCCGGTTTTCGGCAACACCACCAACCCGAAGCTCACTATTGTTGAGTTTACTGAATTCCAGTGCCCGTACTGCTCTCGCATTGCTCCCACTGTCAAGGAACTGATGGACAAGCACGCGGACGAAATCAAGTTCGTCTACAAGAACTTCCCCCTGTCCTTCCACCCCAATGCTAAGCCCGCTGCAGCTGCTGCAATTGCAGCCCAGAAGCAGGGTAAGTTCTGGGAATACCGTTATGCTCTGGCACCGCACTCCCGTGAACTGGGCGACTCCATCTACGTCGCTGTGGCTAAGGAAGTCGGCCTGAATATCGAACAGTTCGAAAAGGACCGCGTTCTGGATGACGCTATGAACGCTCGTATTGATAAGGACTTCAACCTGGGTGCCAAGGTCGGCGTTCAGGGTACTCCGAACTTCTACATCAACGGCAAGCGCCAGGATCGTTTCAGCCCGGAACTGGTTGAAAAGCTCCTGAAGGAAGCTAAGTAGCTCAAAAGTTTAAATTAAACTCAAACTAAATCATAAACAAAGGATACGATATATGATGAAGCGTGCACTGACTGCTGCTACCGTCGCCGTTCTCGGCTTCGGCGTAACAGCATCCATGGCTCAGCCGAAAGCTCCTCGTGTAGTTCCTTACAAGTTCTTTGACGATGCATATCGCGCAGGGGGCTTTGACTACGCATACGGCGGCAAGAGCAAGGGTATCACCATTACTAAGGATGGCGGCTATAAGTCCAAGGCTGCCTTGAATATTAAGCTGGACCCCAGCGAATATTCTGGTGCTTCTGTTTGCCTTTACAACGAAACTTTCGACCTGAACAAGTTCATGCTCGATTCTCGAATCGAATTCATGATCAAGGGTAAGAAGGGTGGCGAACAGCTGAAGATCGGTCTCCTCGATGAAGAAGTTTCCGATGGTAAGAAGACTCAGGTCGTTCTTCCCATGGCAAAGTACATCGAAGGTGGCACCGTCACTACCGATTGGAAGAAGGTTTCCATTCCTCTGGTTGACTTCCCGGATCGTGGTCTCTACTGGGACAACACCCGTAAGTCCGAATTCCCCGCACGTATTGACTGGGACAAGATCGCAGAAATCCGCTTCTCCATCGACAAGAGCGGCGCAGGCGACTTCGAAGTCTGGGTTGATAACATCGAAATCGTGAAGGGCAACAAGAAGGCTAAGCCCAAGGCAAAGATTGTCTACTGGGATGAAAATGAAGACGTGATTGACGGTCCGGCAAACGCAGAAAAGCTGGACGGCAAGGTCAAGCCGGTTGCTAACGGCGTGTTCTACTCCAACGGTCTCAAGGGATTCTCTTACAGCTACGGTGGTCTTTCCGCTCAGCGTGAAGCAGACTCCAAGACTAAGGGTAACCCGAACGTCCTCGCACTTTACATCGATAACAACGACTGGTCCGGTGTGACTTACTCTTTGGGCGATGGCAAGTACATCAACCTGAAGGATGTCCGCAATAAGGGCGGTCTCTACTTCTGGATCAAGGGTAAGCTTGGTGGCGAAAAGGTATACGTTGGTATTCTGGATAACCAGGGCAACGATATTAAGAGCCAGACCAAGATTAGCCTGAACGACTGGATTGAAGGCTCCAAGGTCGGCACCGACTGGAAGCTGGTTAAGATTCCTCTGAAGAAGTTCGGCGACAAGGGTAAGGCTTGGGACGCAAACAAGCAGGCCGAAGTTGCTAAGGATGTCCAGTGGGATAAGATCCAGGAAATCCGCTTCTCTGTTGGTAAGGGCGAAAACCAGGGTGAACCGGGTAAGCCGGCTCCTGTGACCATCTTCGTTGACCAGATTACCTTCACTTCCACCATTGACTGGGTTGACCCGGATATCAAGTGGGATAACTGGAAGTCCAAGGCTCCGGATATGGTTATTTCTGACTTCGAAGGCAAGTTCGCTAAGGATAACTGGGAACCGTCCTTCGGTCCTAAGTCCAAGGCCGAAATCGAAATGCCTCATAAGAGTGCAAAGCTCGATGGCAACTCTCTCTGGATCAAGCACTTCGAAATGTCCGACTGGGTTGACTTCGTTCTCGACTTCACCAAGAACACTGCAAACCACGACGCTAAGTCCCGCGACTGGACCAACCACTGGGGCATTCAGTTCGACGTCTACTCTGAACGTGCATGGCAGTCTATCACTGTTCAGGTCGGCGATGCTGGTAACGAACTCTTCGTTTCCAACACTGGTGTACCTCGCGGTCGTACCACTGTGATCGTTCCGTTCCGTACCTTCAGCAAGTTCCCGTACTATCAGCCGCCTACCGCTAAGGAAAACGGCGTGTTCGACCTGAAGGGTGTTGTCTCTCTCGACTTTAAGCCGGGTGGAGAAGGTTCTAACGGTTCTTTCGAAATCGACAACATCAAGTTGACCAACTCTAAGGAAGTCAAGGCTGAAAAGCGTCCTGAAGTTGTTAAGGTTGACGTGAAGGGTTCTTCCGACGTGATCAACCCGAACATCTCTGGTGGCCTCTTT
This window contains:
- a CDS encoding thioredoxin domain-containing protein, with amino-acid sequence MKRFSIAAAAILAAGLVACNQASAGGAVSNNAAARIDALEKKVAEMEASMEAVGYILEKRAGMSIEDAKKEMEEANKVWDIPVDESPVFGNTTNPKLTIVEFTEFQCPYCSRIAPTVKELMDKHADEIKFVYKNFPLSFHPNAKPAAAAAIAAQKQGKFWEYRYALAPHSRELGDSIYVAVAKEVGLNIEQFEKDRVLDDAMNARIDKDFNLGAKVGVQGTPNFYINGKRQDRFSPELVEKLLKEAK
- a CDS encoding carbohydrate binding domain-containing protein → MMKRALTAATVAVLGFGVTASMAQPKAPRVVPYKFFDDAYRAGGFDYAYGGKSKGITITKDGGYKSKAALNIKLDPSEYSGASVCLYNETFDLNKFMLDSRIEFMIKGKKGGEQLKIGLLDEEVSDGKKTQVVLPMAKYIEGGTVTTDWKKVSIPLVDFPDRGLYWDNTRKSEFPARIDWDKIAEIRFSIDKSGAGDFEVWVDNIEIVKGNKKAKPKAKIVYWDENEDVIDGPANAEKLDGKVKPVANGVFYSNGLKGFSYSYGGLSAQREADSKTKGNPNVLALYIDNNDWSGVTYSLGDGKYINLKDVRNKGGLYFWIKGKLGGEKVYVGILDNQGNDIKSQTKISLNDWIEGSKVGTDWKLVKIPLKKFGDKGKAWDANKQAEVAKDVQWDKIQEIRFSVGKGENQGEPGKPAPVTIFVDQITFTSTIDWVDPDIKWDNWKSKAPDMVISDFEGKFAKDNWEPSFGPKSKAEIEMPHKSAKLDGNSLWIKHFEMSDWVDFVLDFTKNTANHDAKSRDWTNHWGIQFDVYSERAWQSITVQVGDAGNELFVSNTGVPRGRTTVIVPFRTFSKFPYYQPPTAKENGVFDLKGVVSLDFKPGGEGSNGSFEIDNIKLTNSKEVKAEKRPEVVKVDVKGSSDVINPNISGGLFGINAALWDGDMLDNKKFKTQTWEYAKRINHGIIRYPGGLRADDDHWKEILDNHDWMVDTDEFLAWLKKTGSNAMFTVNFGSGTEQEAAAWVKHTNVDKKAGILYWEVGNEVYGNWHPYYEKYGKDGGTIYGKRARKFIEAMKAVDPTIKVAVLGVLDGEWNENVLRETGDIADGLIVHHYPQHYGEENDFAMLSAPQDLTPIYSRLHKTVDKWTKKFNKSNKIELWLTEWNSVDFNPGPQTIALENGLFVADYLGMLATENVDNAQYWDIHNDITPEGGDYGYLTRSAEECMNCPRPSYWAFQMASDALRGKLLKTEIKGDKESLLTTYYTENGGKKTLMVINKSPYSDYELKLDIPGFKGKAKMQVLDKSSEKLKEGFANDPAKKAKDVDVSKPVKVGKRTVTLFTIGK